In Fibrobacter sp., the genomic stretch GGAAATTGCGGCGGATACGATAACGGATATGAGTGTAGGTCCAAGGAACACGGACTCTAAATGGACCGTTACCTGATAAACGACAAAGCCTGCAAGCCAGGCGAAGAGATTCCAGAGCCAGAACGCCTTGCCGGTTCGTCCTTGTTTGTCCAAAAAGAACGACACCAGAAGAACGGCGGCCATGGGTGCAAAGACGGAAGCGATGAGGTAGAGGAAACTGATGTAGTGGTCCATGATTCCGGAGATGGCGAGAACGGCGCTGATGGCGCTTACCACAACGCCTGTGATTTTCGGATTGAGTTTGTGGACGACAGCCTTTGCCGATTCACCTGCGGAATTTGCCGCAAGGAAGTTGGTGGTGACCGTCGAAAGCACCACGATGATGATTCCGGGGATTCCAAGGCCCGCCAGGAGAATGGCCTGGGCGATATCGTTTCCGACACCGGCGCTTGCAATTTCAAGCCCGATAAGGTACATCCAGAAACTGGCGACGGTGTAGGCGATGGCGGAAACGGCAGTGGCGCGCACTGGCTTTTCTACATCTTTGGTGTAGTCCGAAATCACGGGCAGCCAAGAAAGAGGCAGAGCCATGGAGATTTCGAAGATGCTCCAGAAACCGAGGCTATGGTCTGCGGCACTGTTTACTCCGGAGGCAGAGGGTATATCTGCAAAAATCGAGCTAGTCCCGAACAATTTAACAGTCAGGGCCACCAGCAAAACGGTCAGTACCGCCATCACGACGGTGGTGACCTTCGCAAAGCGGCGTAGGCCCACAAAAACCCAGAGTGCGATGAGAACCGCCAGCACCACGCAGGTCAGCGGGAAGGAGATGGGGAGGTGTAGCCCGGCTAGCACGGTAGCGCCCTGGGCGTTCAGAACGGCAATCCAGGCCACTAGCTGGAACAGGTTCAAGGAGGCGAAAAACTTAGAACCGTAGGACCCATAGACAGAAGCCGTAGTTTCCATGGCGTTCAGGCGAATGCGGGCGCCGATAAGGCCCACAAAGAAAAGGAAGATGCCGCCGATGACATGCCCAAGAACCAGAGGCAGCCATAAGGAACCTGGAGCGGCTTCGGCGCCGATCTCGATGCCCGCCTCTATTTCGGAAACGGAAACGGCCACGCCGAACCAGATGACGGCATTGGTGAATAGACCTGTGCGTTTTTCCATTTGGAATCTCCTGAAATTTTGGCGTAAATATAGAAGAAACGAAGGTGACCGTCCAATACGTATTCCTAATAGCTGGTTATCTGGAAAAACTATATTTGCGGTATGGAAAAGGTTAGAATTCTGTTCGTTTGTCATGGCAACATCTGCCGGAGCCCTATGGCGGAATTTGTCATGAAGAACAAACTAATGAGGGCGGGTGCCGACGATACCGGAACGAAATTTGCAGACCGATTCGAGGTGGCCAGTGCGGCCACCAGCACCGAAGAGATTGGGAACCCGGTGTATCCGCCGGCAAGGCGTATGCTGAACGCTCATGGCATAGACTGTAGTGGTAAATATGCACGACAGATGACGGCCCGGGATTACGAC encodes the following:
- a CDS encoding low molecular weight phosphotyrosine protein phosphatase encodes the protein MEKVRILFVCHGNICRSPMAEFVMKNKLMRAGADDTGTKFADRFEVASAATSTEEIGNPVYPPARRMLNAHGIDCSGKYARQMTARDYDYYDYIVLMDRNNLRNLRWILPADIYERESSKPCKVSLLMEWAGVPRDVADPWYTGDFQATWDDVNVGCDAMLNKLMALF
- a CDS encoding cytosine permease, coding for MEKRTGLFTNAVIWFGVAVSVSEIEAGIEIGAEAAPGSLWLPLVLGHVIGGIFLFFVGLIGARIRLNAMETTASVYGSYGSKFFASLNLFQLVAWIAVLNAQGATVLAGLHLPISFPLTCVVLAVLIALWVFVGLRRFAKVTTVVMAVLTVLLVALTVKLFGTSSIFADIPSASGVNSAADHSLGFWSIFEISMALPLSWLPVISDYTKDVEKPVRATAVSAIAYTVASFWMYLIGLEIASAGVGNDIAQAILLAGLGIPGIIIVVLSTVTTNFLAANSAGESAKAVVHKLNPKITGVVVSAISAVLAISGIMDHYISFLYLIASVFAPMAAVLLVSFFLDKQGRTGKAFWLWNLFAWLAGFVVYQVTVHLESVFLGPTLISVIVSAAISYIWVLKNKVKSA